A window of Gemmatimonas sp. genomic DNA:
CAGCTCGAACACGCCGCTTGCGGTACCCCTCGCGATGGCGAGACCGTCGTCGAGGAAGAGGGGTAATCACGCGGAGGTCGCCCCCTCGACCTCGCCACCCGACTCTGATCGCGTTGCAGCCCCTGGTCCACCGTGCGGTGGGTCAGGGGCTGTGTCGTACGCGTGGCAACGGTACAGGGCGGTCCGCCATCGACCACGTATCCACCAGCTCTACGCCAGCGGCGCGATACCGGGCGAAAACGTCCTGGCCGTCCCACCCTGAGGGCATCTTGGCGCGCAGCCCCGCTGCGTTGAGGGCCTGGTCCTCTTCGACCGTGACCACGGCGCCCACGCCGAGGAACTAGACGCACCAAGTCCCCCCTTCGACTTCGGCCGATTCTCCAGTTGAACCATGATATGCAGTGATGCGGGACAACCAAAGAAATGGCGAGAATCAATCAGCAATAGGCGACCTTACTAAGCTAACTGCGCCCCTTCCCACCGACGTGGGTCGATTGCATCCTCTCCGCTTCGTACTCGTGGACGTACCAGCTTTCCGTGGATAGACGGGCACCGGTTACCGCGCGGTCCACTCTGCTCAAAGCATAAGACCGGCTCTGGCGAACAAATCAACTAGAGCGACTTTTCTTAGCTTGTTGGGCTAGCATCCACCTGGTAAATCGACCGGTCTCATCCTCCCCTGCAACCCAACCATGCGGAGGAGAAACGCCTACGCGGCACTTGTGAGTCAACAGCCGAAGAATCCCATCTAACCCGAGCAACGCCAAGCCGTGACGACGGAGGTAGTCAAGTGAAGCGGGAAGTCCCTCCTCCATCTCTGCAGAATAATCAGCCCAAAATGAATCGCTATTCGTATCGACGCTGCCAGCAATGCAGAGATAATTCATAAGTGTTGCTTCTGTGCTCGATAAGAATACGGGCTCCCACTCTACCATCGACGGAAGATTCTTGAGTGTCTTCGCGGAGAACTTGGTATACCGGTAACCCCATCCGAGATTGCCATCACGTTCTACAGTTTTCGCAAAGAGCAGTGGGCAGAGGTGTTCGTCGTCGAGATCTGCGCCAAAGACTCGACTGTCCACGAGGCCGCGAGCTGACAGTCGCGTCCAGATCACCTCAAGAAGCGCACGCACTCCGACGTTTCTGGCAGAAGCAATGAGCAGCCATTCGTCTGAGTTCTCGGTGTGGGCCGCATATGGCATCGCATTAAGCTTCACCAGAGCATTGTCCCCGCAAACTACGAGGGAAGGGAAGTTTGACGGGCCGAGGCTCGGAGTGGCTCCGCTCTTTAGCCGCTCCTCTAGGTGCTTAATAAGGCCGTCCCGAAGTGTCTTCTCTGTCCGGAAGCCCTCGTATCCAAAAACGATGCGTGCGGGAAGCGCTACATCGTAAGCTATGTTGAGCGCCATTGATGCGAGGGCCGCGGGCAGTGAACCAATTCCGTCAGCCACTGGGAATTCGATCTGCGATATCATCCGGAATGCACTTAGGAACTCCGTCGAAGGAACCGAAGTAAGTAGGTCCTCATGTCGTAGGCTTTCGAGATTCTCGAACGCGTCCGATAACTCACCGCTGTAGAGCGACTTCTTGACCTCGACAACAGCGACTACCTGAGCGAAAGGATATATGAAGTGGTCGATATACGGCGTCTTATGGCCATCGCCGATAACCAGCATCACGTCGATTTGCCGAGAGAGCGTGCCGTTGGGCAGGCTCACGTGTCCCGTTACGACCCGAAGGTCGAGTCCCTTAAATAGAGAAAGGTTAAGGAGGTGACGAGTCAGCCCCTCGTACATGCTCCCAATGACGACTGGATGGTCAATTTTATGTGCAGCGAGTGCGGCACCTTCCTTTTCACGAATCTCCTCCAAGAGATCGGCAATGGTATTGATCACGCGGTGCTCCTAGATTTTTGCATCTGGGCGGCCTGAACCGCCCGGTGGATTGGGGAACAACTTAGTTGTTCTGAAGTGGCGTCTCGGTGCGGTAGCCGAAGACGTCGTGGCTGAATAGTGCCTCTACTGCCCTTGAGTTTGAGCCGACCCACCTCGCGCACGGGTTTGCGTTCAGGCTTCTAGGTGGTCGCCAGAAACTTCACCTCGCTCTGGTTGACTTTCTACTGGCAGCACAGCGCTAACACAAAGTCGGAGTCGTGGAGAACCCGGATGTTCGCGTTGTGCGCGAGTGGGTCAAGTGCTGTGTCGAACCCGAGGTAACGGTGCGGGACGGTCTGCCGAAGACTGCCACGTATCCACCAGCTCAACCCCGGCCGCCCGGTAGCGGGCAAACACGTCCCCGCCATCCCAACCTGTTGGCATCCTGGCGCGCAGCCCCGCTGCGTTGAGGGCCTGGTCCTCTTCGACCGTGACCACGGCGCCCACGCAGAAGTCGAGGATGCGTCGTACGTCCTCGTCCGATGGCGCAGGCTCGCCAAGCAGCAGTCCAATGAGCACGCGACGCGGCACCGAATGCTCGTGTTGCAAGTCGGTGCGCTGTGCGATGGCCCGCGTGCTCCAGTACCGACATCCCTCGTATTTGCCGTCAAATTCCGACAGCGTCCAGCAAATATTGTCGAGCAACGCGTATTTCGATCCGTACGTGAGGCTCGAGCCAATGGCAATGACGGCATCGCGCATCAATTGCTCGCGGTCACGCTGACGAGAGGGCCTTTTTCTCATTGGAGTTCGTGGAAATTGACGGTGGCACCGGAGCGCGCGTCGTGTGAATCGTGGACGTCTGTGCGCAATGATAGGGCGCGCGTACGACAGTCGCACGATTTCCACCTACTCATCAGGCGCTCGCCACGCGGCGAACCGACGCAGGACGTCGGTGCCGCCCAATAGCTCGCGGGCTTGCGACAGGCGCGAACGAACTGCGGCCTGCTCCTCCTCCGGAAGCGCACCGGCTCGGCGCTGCAGGTCCTCAAGGAAATCCTCGCGAGCCTTCGCGACGGCCCAGGCCTCGATGATCTTGGCCAGCTGTTCGCGGCTCTCCACGATCTGCCGTTCGCGACGACGCTGCGCCTCTTCTCGCGCCCATATCGCCTGCTTGCGCTCCCACTCGATACGCGCCGCCTCCGCCCGGGTGTGCCCCTCCTTCACGAGCTCCACCAGCACCGGGGCTGCCGCCTCGAGACCGCGCACGATGGCGGGGATCATGTCGACCAACGTGCGTCCACTCGTTTCCTCCCACTGCTGCTCCCACTTTGCCACATGGTACGGTGACGACGCACGCAGGCACAGCCGGCCTGATGCGAGCTCCTTGTGCGTCGTCCAGGATGCGGCGCCATACCCGCCTCGTTTCGGCGGCGCGAGCTTGGCGACCGGCACATACTCGCCGTTGAGGTAGCGCACCTCGGTGTTCTCGCTCTGCTCGTAGATAGTGAGCCCTATGGCCACGGTGCCAATGAAAGCCACGGTTGGCCG
This region includes:
- a CDS encoding DUF6602 domain-containing protein; translation: MINTIADLLEEIREKEGAALAAHKIDHPVVIGSMYEGLTRHLLNLSLFKGLDLRVVTGHVSLPNGTLSRQIDVMLVIGDGHKTPYIDHFIYPFAQVVAVVEVKKSLYSGELSDAFENLESLRHEDLLTSVPSTEFLSAFRMISQIEFPVADGIGSLPAALASMALNIAYDVALPARIVFGYEGFRTEKTLRDGLIKHLEERLKSGATPSLGPSNFPSLVVCGDNALVKLNAMPYAAHTENSDEWLLIASARNVGVRALLEVIWTRLSARGLVDSRVFGADLDDEHLCPLLFAKTVERDGNLGWGYRYTKFSAKTLKNLPSMVEWEPVFLSSTEATLMNYLCIAGSVDTNSDSFWADYSAEMEEGLPASLDYLRRHGLALLGLDGILRLLTHKCRVGVSPPHGWVAGEDETGRFTRWMLAQQAKKSRSS